In Sylvia atricapilla isolate bSylAtr1 chromosome 25, bSylAtr1.pri, whole genome shotgun sequence, a genomic segment contains:
- the SPDEF gene encoding SAM pointed domain-containing Ets transcription factor, translating to MGSASPGLSALPAGRLAWPDPALLPPPRDPEPRSWGCPESPSPPSTPEQPLPAFCLHYFDMLYPEDAAWAAKGAGEPSHGSAQGGREEARKEPEQCPIIDSQGLGLGPEGELQDSLHLEEHSLEQVQSMVVGEVLKDIETACKLLNIAADPTDWSPGNVQKWILWTEHQYRLPQIGKSFQELSGKDLCAMSEEQFCQRSPAFGDILHAHLDIWKSAAWMKEKAAPGDVRYCGGDSSWADSEVDSSCAGQPIHLWQFLKELLLKPHNYGRFIRWLNKDKGIFKIEDSAQVARLWGIRKNRPAMNYDKLSRSIRQYYKKGIIRKPDISQRLVYQFVHPV from the exons atgggcagtgccagccccggGCTGAGCGCTCTGCCCGCCGGCCGCCTCGCCTGGCCGGACCCTGCGCTGCTGCCGCCCCCGCGGGACCCCGAGCCgcggagctggggctgcccggagagccccagccctcccagcaccCCCGAGCAGCCGCTGCCAGCCTTCTGCCTGCACTACTTCGACATGCTCTACCCGGAGGACGCGGCCTGGGCGGCCAAGGGAGCCGGGGAACCGTCCCACGGCAGCGCCCAGGGCGGGCGGGAGGAGGCGAGGAAGGAACCGGAGCAATGTCCCATCATCGACAGCcagggcctggggctggggcccgagggggagctgcaggacagccTGCACCTGGAGGAGCACTCGCTGGAGCAGGTGCAGAGCATGGTGGTGGGCGAGGTGCTGAAGGACATCGAGACAGCCTGCAAGCTCCTCAACATCGCCGCAG ACCCCACGGACTGGAGCCCCGGGAACGTGCAGAAGTGGATCCTGTGGACGGAGCACCAGTACCGACTGCCGCAGATCGGGAAGTCCTTCCAGGAGCTGTCGGGAAAGGACCTGTGTGCCATGTCCGAGGAGCAGTTCTGCCAGCGCTCGCCCGCCTTCGGCGACATCCTGCACGCCCACCTGGACATCTGGAAGTCTG CCGCCTGGATGAAGGAGAAGGCTGCCCCTGGAGATGTGAGATACTGCG gaggtgacagcagctgggccGACAGCGAGGTGGACTCGTCCTGCGCCGGCCAACCCATCCACCTCTGGCAGTTCctcaaggagctgctgctgaaaccGCACAACTACGGGCGCTTCATCCGCTGGCTCAACAAGGACAAAG GCATCTTCAAGATCGAGGACTCGGCGCAGGTGGCCCGGCTGTGGGGCATCCGCAAGAACCGCCCGGCCATGAACTACGACAAGCTGAGCCGCTCCATCCGGCAATACTACAAGAAAGGGATCATCCGCAAGCCCGACATCTCCCAGCGCCTCGTCTACCAGTTCGTCCACCCGGTGTGA